The proteins below come from a single Oncorhynchus tshawytscha isolate Ot180627B linkage group LG22, Otsh_v2.0, whole genome shotgun sequence genomic window:
- the LOC112222186 gene encoding uncharacterized protein LOC112222186: MWSYFNTGRRDYSSSLFSPSHLFSQPSLYPRDHSLTEGRHRYLGKRPNGLDVPGSRTASASRVALPSGEYKNKPSGSARLGGSPHGSHANGRWRHQEVPTGRFEQFAGFRDFQATPPEGPDSHSSLQDRDPCGTPKAGISTLIPTSPQPHGAEARAGRGELLDPLGGSVAEAHVYYSLASVYSTLQPSQLSTQAQAQRYPLYSSSGSSLYGLHTMRNSQHSTQGQPNSHSTEKDRERDRQQEQEREREPEGDIDIREIDNKRDGNKDSRELSPGQQYSHPLASPFLPHMTASPSGPHHIPPALLPHFAKGSLIELVGGRLKRVEELRTEDFLRSADTSPEFHLSTCTVLLIGPSNTHGFNHLQVLLTDSNTQELLTVLVEYPFFVRDRGWSSCCPQRTAQLYGLSCRQLSEGDICLALTPLHTRTVPRGHRTHTQARASTHREDMPPPLPPPPLPHPSPALVPPPLPPPPVDPPTQEQPRPRKRRWSAPDLLPPTGTTGIDKTTNLPHGSKQRKWQ, translated from the exons ATGTGGTCCTATTTCAACACAGGCCGAAGGGACTACagctcctctcttttctccccctctcacctgttcAGCCAGCCCTCCCTCTACCCCCGTGACCACTCCCTGACTGAGGGCAGACACAGGTACCTGGGCAAGAGGCCCAATGGGCTGGACGTGCCAGGCAGCAGGACTGCCTCTGCCTCTAGGGTGGCACTCCCCTCAGGAGAGTACAAGAACAAACCCAGCGGCAGTGCCAGGCTGGGCGGCAGCCCCCACGGTTCCCATGCCAACGGGAGATGGAGACACCAGGAGGTTCCCACAGGGCGTTTCGAGCAGTTTGCAGGTTTCCGAGATTTCCAAGCGACACCTCCAGAGGGCCCTGACTCACATTCCTCTCTGCAGGACAGGGATCCCTGTGGGACGCCAAAGGCTGGGATTTCCACCCTGATCCCCACTAGTCCCCAGCCCCATGGGGCAGAGGCCCGGGCAGGGAGAGGGGAGCTACTGGACCCCCTGGGGGGCTCTGTGGCGGAGGCTCATGTCTACTACTCCCTGGCTTCTGTTTACTCCACCCTGCAGCCCAGCCAGCTCAGTACCCAGGCCCAGGCTCAGCGCTACCCGCTGTACAGCTCCTCAGGCAGCTCTCTGTATGGCCTGCACACCATGAGGAACTCACAGCACTCAACCCAGGGGCAGCCCAACAGCCACagcacagagaaagacagagaacgaGATAGACAACAAGAacaagagcgagaaagagagcctGAAGGAGACATAGACATCAGAGAGATAGACAATAAAAGAGACGGAAATAAAGACAGCAGAGAGCTCTCTCCTGGGCAGCAGTACTCGCATCCCCTtgcctcccccttccttccccacATGACCGCCTCACCCTCTGGCCCCCACCACATCCCCCCAGCGCTCCTACCTCACTTTGCCAAGGGTTCCCTGATTGAGCTGGTGGGGGGTCGTTTGAAGCGCGTGGAAGAGCTGAGGACGGAGGACTTCCTGAGGAGTGCTGACACCTCCCCAGAGTTCCACCTGAGCACCTGCACCGTGCTGCTTATCGGCCCCAGCAACACACACGGCTTCAACCACCTGCAGGTCCTTCTCACAGACAGCAACACTCAG GAGTTACTGACGGTTCTGGTGGAGTACCCGTTCTTCGTGCGTGACCGCGGCTGGTCTTCCTGCTGTCCCCAGAGAACCGCCCAGCTCTACGGCCTGTCCTGCCGCCAGCTCAGCGAGGGAGACATCTGCTTGGCCCTCACCcccttacacacacgcacagtcccCCGGGGCCACAGGACACACACCCAGGCTAGAGCCAGCACACACAGGGAGGATatgccccctcctctccctcctcctcctcttcctcatccctcccctgctcttgtacctcctcctctccctcctccccctgtagaCCCCCCCACCCAGGAGCAGCCACGCCCACGGAAGAGGCGATGGTCAGCCCCCGACCTCCTTCCTCCCACCGGAACTACTGGGATTGACAAGACCACCAATTTACCTCACGGCTCCAAGCAGAGGAAGTGGCAGTAG
- the irf10 gene encoding interferon regulatory factor 4 isoform X1, with translation MEELVKKMRLREWLIAQIDSGKYAGLTWENEDKTMFRIPWKHAAKQDYSLNEDAALFKAWAVYKGKYREGRDKADPTTWKTRLRCAFNKSTDFKEVPERSQLDVSEPYKVYHIQAEPETGRDSESPQPESQVTIQTSHSSVPLRNIVTRHPQFGCNSESEARDGRVNSREGLAGDHVYYWSNTGNPQRDGSAPLSIVVPTPQISDLRVRVCLFYQGQLVVDVTTSTPDGCFLLQGQVPLGNERIYGPCAAQQVPFPPPGVIHLPSGIAEAMGRLLPHLERGVLVWVAPDGVFIKRFCQGRVYWSGPLAQHTDRPNKLDRERTCKLLDTAIFLKELQDYIQGAGPKPRYEIDLCFGEEFPDASQLKTRKLIIAQVVPLFAVNLLHRCLRMGTEGRPHLHTHKTMGEEGEGQPHPLPQM, from the exons ATGGAGGAGCTGGTCAAGAAAATGCGTTTGAGAGAGTGGCTGATAGCGCAGATAGACAGCGGAAAGTATGCGGGACTTACCTGGGAGAACGAAGACAAAACTATGTTCAGGATCCCATGGAAACACGCGGCAAAACAGGACTATAGTCTGAACGAAGATGCAGCACTATTCAAG GCGTGGGCAGTGTATAAGGGGAAGTATCGGGAGGGGAGGGACAAGGCAGATCCCACCACCTGGAAGACTCGtctccgctgtgccttcaacaaGAGCACAGACTTCAAAGAAGTCCCAGAGCGCAGCCAGTTAGATGTATCCGAGCCCTACAAGGTCTACCACATCCAGGCAGAgccagagacaggcagagactcAG AATCTCCTCAGCCTGAGAGTCAGGTGACCATCCAGACCAGCCACTCCAGTGTTCCACTGAGGAACATTGTCACACGCCATCCACAG TTTGGCTGCAATAGTGAATCAGAGGCCAGGGATGGAAGAGTCAACTCCAGAG AGGGCTTGGCAGGGGACCATGTGTACTACTGGTCCAACACAGGGAATCCTCAGAGGGAtggctctgctcctctctccataGTCGTCCCTACACCACAGATCTCTG acttGCGTGTGCGGGTGTGTCTGTTCTATCAGGGCCAGCTAGTAGTGGATGTGACCACCAGTACCCCAGACGGCTGTTTCCTCCTGCAGGGTCAGGTGCCCCTGGGGAATGAGAGGATCTATGGACCCTGCGCAGCCCAACAGGTCCCCTTCCCCCCTCCAGGGGTCATCCATCTTCCCTCGGGCATCGCTGAGGCCATGGGCCGCCTGCTGCCCCACCTGGAGAGGGGCGTCCTGGTGTGGGTTGCTCCAGACGGGGTGTTTATCAAGAGGTTCTGCCAGGGCAGGGTGTACTGGAGTGGCCCCCTGgcccaacacacagacaggcccAACAAACTGGACAGGGAGAGGACCTGCAAGCTGCTGGACACAGCTATATTTCTGAAGG AGCTCCAGGACTATATCCAGGGGGCGGGACCCAAACCTCGCTATGAGATTGACCTCTGCTTTGGTGAGGAGTTTCCTGATGCCAGCCAACTGAAAACCAGGAAACTGATCATTGCACAG GTGGTGCCCCTGTTTGCTGTCAACCTACTGCATAGGTGCCTGAGGATGGGGACAGAGGGGAGaccacaccttcacacacacaagaccatgggggaagagggagagggtcaGCCACACCCCCTGCCCCAGATGTAA
- the irf10 gene encoding interferon regulatory factor 4 isoform X2, translating to MEELVKKMRLREWLIAQIDSGKYAGLTWENEDKTMFRIPWKHAAKQDYSLNEDAALFKAWAVYKGKYREGRDKADPTTWKTRLRCAFNKSTDFKEVPERSQLDVSEPYKVYHIQAEPETGRDSESPQPESQVTIQTSHSSVPLRNIVTRHPQFGCNSESEARDGRVNSREGLAGDHVYYWSNTGNPQRDGSAPLSIVVPTPQISDLRVRVCLFYQGQLVVDVTTSTPDGCFLLQGQVPLGNERIYGPCAAQQVPFPPPGVIHLPSGIAEAMGRLLPHLERGVLVWVAPDGVFIKRFCQGRVYWSGPLAQHTDRPNKLDRERTCKLLDTAIFLKELQDYIQGAGPKPRYEIDLCFGGAPVCCQPTA from the exons ATGGAGGAGCTGGTCAAGAAAATGCGTTTGAGAGAGTGGCTGATAGCGCAGATAGACAGCGGAAAGTATGCGGGACTTACCTGGGAGAACGAAGACAAAACTATGTTCAGGATCCCATGGAAACACGCGGCAAAACAGGACTATAGTCTGAACGAAGATGCAGCACTATTCAAG GCGTGGGCAGTGTATAAGGGGAAGTATCGGGAGGGGAGGGACAAGGCAGATCCCACCACCTGGAAGACTCGtctccgctgtgccttcaacaaGAGCACAGACTTCAAAGAAGTCCCAGAGCGCAGCCAGTTAGATGTATCCGAGCCCTACAAGGTCTACCACATCCAGGCAGAgccagagacaggcagagactcAG AATCTCCTCAGCCTGAGAGTCAGGTGACCATCCAGACCAGCCACTCCAGTGTTCCACTGAGGAACATTGTCACACGCCATCCACAG TTTGGCTGCAATAGTGAATCAGAGGCCAGGGATGGAAGAGTCAACTCCAGAG AGGGCTTGGCAGGGGACCATGTGTACTACTGGTCCAACACAGGGAATCCTCAGAGGGAtggctctgctcctctctccataGTCGTCCCTACACCACAGATCTCTG acttGCGTGTGCGGGTGTGTCTGTTCTATCAGGGCCAGCTAGTAGTGGATGTGACCACCAGTACCCCAGACGGCTGTTTCCTCCTGCAGGGTCAGGTGCCCCTGGGGAATGAGAGGATCTATGGACCCTGCGCAGCCCAACAGGTCCCCTTCCCCCCTCCAGGGGTCATCCATCTTCCCTCGGGCATCGCTGAGGCCATGGGCCGCCTGCTGCCCCACCTGGAGAGGGGCGTCCTGGTGTGGGTTGCTCCAGACGGGGTGTTTATCAAGAGGTTCTGCCAGGGCAGGGTGTACTGGAGTGGCCCCCTGgcccaacacacagacaggcccAACAAACTGGACAGGGAGAGGACCTGCAAGCTGCTGGACACAGCTATATTTCTGAAGG AGCTCCAGGACTATATCCAGGGGGCGGGACCCAAACCTCGCTATGAGATTGACCTCTGCTTTG GTGGTGCCCCTGTTTGCTGTCAACCTACTGCATAG